The Acidobacteriota bacterium DNA segment CAATCAAACCATCCAGGTGATTGCCAATGACCCACGGGGTGTGGCACTCCACAATGGGGACGAAATCTACTTTGGACGGGCACGAGTCAAATTCAGTATCCTTGAAGAAACCGCATAGCCCGCTGTTTATTTTGCCTGGTGGTTGCCTTGACGGTAAGTGTCTGTTGAAGAAAATGGTTGAAGGTTGTGATAGACAGAAAAAAAGGAGCTGACCAATGCCCGAGCGAGCAACTGGACGTGATATCGTTTTTGAGATTCTGAAAAATATGCGTGAGAGTGCCGAACCCCTCACCCGCGATGTTCTGGTCCCAGGGATTTATAACGTTTACCTTCATATTGAAGACCATACCCGGCTGGCCGCGATTCAAGGAGATATCGCCACCGATGCCAAACAGGCGTTGGAAAATGAAATCGACCGGTCAAACCAGTTGCAAACGCCAAAGCCGCTTGACCGATTGAAGGGGATGTTTCGAGGCGGGACTGACAAATTAGGGGAAACGCTCCCGTATCGCAAACCGGTCAGTGGCTGGCAAATCATTTTTCACATCGCCACCGAGGCCGAGTTTCTCCCAGGTGAAATCGAAATCCACTCACAGTTTGCCCACAATGTAAAAACCAATCGTGGTGGCCAGGAGACCGTCATGACTGAAATGCGCCAGGGAACAGGGACTACCCGGACTGCTATGTCTCCGAAAAGCCGCCAACCGGTTGGTCCTGCGCTGGCTGAAGAACAAACTCATGTCCGAGATGGTGGCAGCGTCCCGTTTGCGCAATCTGGTGTCCGCCCATTTGCAGTTCTTCGATATGAGAGCAAAACTGGGCCGAAGGTGCTTTCAATTCGCAAAGACGATATTGTAATTGGTCGCGGCGGTCCGAATTGCTGGGTTGATTTCCGGATTATTGCCCCGTTTGAAGCGGATACCAAAATGGTATCGAGCGAGCATATCCGGCTGAGGCGTGACCCAACGACAGGCAAGTTCTTTATCAAAGACACCAGTTCAAATGGAACGACCGTCAATGGACAACGAATCCCACCAAGTTTAGATAATGGAACCCCCCGACGGGATCGCAATGTCGAAGTTCCGCTTCCTGAGAGTTGCCGAATTGGGCTGGCGGATGTCGTTTTTCTGGAGTTTGAGGTGTGTCAATGACCCTAAGTCCCCCTGCGCTCAATTCAGGTATCCGTCCGGTTGCCTCCGCTGGGGCGACGGACCCCGGCTTGATTCGTGCCAACAACGAAGATCGATTTGGATCCACCCCTGATGCCGGGTACTTTTTTGTGGTTGATGGGGT contains these protein-coding regions:
- a CDS encoding FHA domain-containing protein, with translation MPERATGRDIVFEILKNMRESAEPLTRDVLVPGIYNVYLHIEDHTRLAAIQGDIATDAKQALENEIDRSNQLQTPKPLDRLKGMFRGGTDKLGETLPYRKPVSGWQIIFHIATEAEFLPGEIEIHSQFAHNVKTNRGGQETVMTEMRQGTGTTRTAMSPKSRQPVGPALAEEQTHVRDGGSVPFAQSGVRPFAVLRYESKTGPKVLSIRKDDIVIGRGGPNCWVDFRIIAPFEADTKMVSSEHIRLRRDPTTGKFFIKDTSSNGTTVNGQRIPPSLDNGTPRRDRNVEVPLPESCRIGLADVVFLEFEVCQ